Within Hydrogenophaga sp. PAMC20947, the genomic segment ACAAGCGCTGCAAGAAGACAACCCCGCCTTGAACGAATCCAGCGTCACCCACCTTCAGCGCATCCGCAATGCCAGCCAGAAAATGGGGCAGCTGATCGACGGGCTGCTGACGCTGTCCCAATACGCGCGGGGCCAGGTGACCCGCCACCCGGTCAACTTGAGCGTGGTGGCCACGCGCTTGCTGGAAGAAATGGCCAGTGACGAACCTCACCGCAACGTTGACTGGCAGGTCGAACCCGGACTGCTGATCCAGGCCGACCCGCCTTTGATTGAAGCGCTGATGCAAAACCTGCTGGGCAACGCCTGGAAATACACCATGCGCACAACCGAAGCCCGCATCCGTGTCTACAGCGAAGTGGATGCGCAGGGACAGCCCCGCTACTGCGTCAGCGACAACGGCGCCGGATTCGACATGGCGCATGCAGGCAAGCTGTTCCAGCCCTTTCAGCGTTTGCACATGCCCCACGAATTTGCCGGGCTGGGCGTGGGCCTGGCCACCGCCCGGCGCATCGTGGTGCGACACAGCGGTGAGCTGAGCGCCGTGGGTGAGCCCGGTCGAGGGGCCCAGTTCGGTTTCACCCTGCCCTCAGCGCCTTCAGCGGCCGACCATCCCGCCCCCTGAAGTCTGAAGTGGTCGGGCCTGTGCAGAAAAGGCTCAGGCTCCGTGCCCGGTTGGCGCTTCCGCCGGCGACGGCCCGTCTCCGCTGACCGGATCGGGCGACACCGTATCGGTCCGCGGATCCATGTGCAACACCGCTTGCGAACCACCGCCCATCAGCACGAAGTCTGCCTTCTCTTCGTTCGGCACCGCCGCTGGCGCCGCCCTGAAGCGCTTGATGGCATACAAGGCCAGCGAGGCCATCACCGCTGAATAAAACAGCATCAGGCTGGAAGGCCCGGCGATGTCCATCGCCACACCGGCCACCACCGGTCCGATGGCGGCACCGATGCCATGAATCAACAGCAAACCGCCGGTGAACTCCACCAGCCGTGCCGAGTCGATCTGGTCGTTCACGTGGGCCACGCACAAACCGTAAATGGCAAAAATCAACCCGCCCAAGACGACCGCCAAGGGAATCAGGGCGGCCGTCGAAATGCCGGTCAGCACGTAACCCAGGCCTGTGACCGCCGCGCCGAGAATGCAGACCCACATCAACACAATGCGCCGATCGTGGGTGTCCGAGTAGTGGCCCACTGGCCACTGAAACACCGCCCCACCCAAGATCGCCGCCGCGATGAACGAGGCGACCTCGGCGTCGGAGAAACCCACCGACTTGCCGAACACCGAACTCATGCCGTAAAAAGCCCCGGTGATCAGGCCTGAGGCCAGGGCCGCAGCCATGCCAATCGGCGAAGCCTCGTAGAGGTTGCGCAAACTGAGCGTGGGCGCGTCCACGGGCGGTGGCTCGTCCACCTCGGTCATGGTGATGGGCAGCAAGGCAAACGAAAACATCACCGACACCATGGCAAACGGGACAAAGCCCAGGCGGTCACCCACCAGGATCAACCACTGACCCAAAGCCAGCGCAACGAAATTGACCGCCATGTACACGGCGAACAAACGGCCACGCAAAGCGTTGGGCGCCAGGGCATTGAGCCAGCTCTCGAGCACGATGTAGAGACCCACCATGCACACGCCGGTGACAAAACGCAGCAGCCCCCAGAACCAGGGATCGATCCAGAGCGCATGCAAGATGGGCATGGTCGAAGCCAGTGAGGCCATGGCGGCAAACGCCCGGATATGCCCCACCCGCCGGATCACCACCGGGCATGCGTAGGTGCCCGCCACAAAGCCCACAAAGTAGGCCGAGGTGACCAGGCCCAGTGTGATGGTGGAGAAATCGGCCAGGCCAGCGCGCAAGCCCAGCACCGAAAACAGCAGGCCCACCCCGACCACCAGCAAGCCCACACCCGACAACAAAGCCGACAGGCGCCACAGCAGCGGTCCCACCGAAGGGATGGCTTCGAGTTGTGCTCCCAATTTCATGCGGACCACTCTACCCAGCCCATGGAGGCTGTCAACAGAATCAGGCAGCCAAAGGCGATGCGGTACCAGGCGAAGGGCACAAAGCTGTGGTTGGCGATATAGCGCAGCAACCAGCGGATGCACAGCCAGGCGCTCAGAAAGGCAAACAGCAAGCCCACGGCAAACACCGGAATATCGGCCGCCGAGAGCAGCGCCCGGTCTTTGTACAGGCTGTAAAAGCCCGCCCCGATCAGGGTGGGAATGGCGAGGTAAAAGCTGAAATCAATGGCGGCTTTGCGCGACAGGCCCAGCAGCATGCCGCCAATGATGGTCGAGCCGCTGCGGCTGGTGCCCGGCACCAGCGCCAGGCACTGCACCAGGCCCAGCTTGAGCGCATCCCAGGGCGTCATTTCATCCACCGACTGGATGCGGGCGTC encodes:
- a CDS encoding MFS transporter translates to MKLGAQLEAIPSVGPLLWRLSALLSGVGLLVVGVGLLFSVLGLRAGLADFSTITLGLVTSAYFVGFVAGTYACPVVIRRVGHIRAFAAMASLASTMPILHALWIDPWFWGLLRFVTGVCMVGLYIVLESWLNALAPNALRGRLFAVYMAVNFVALALGQWLILVGDRLGFVPFAMVSVMFSFALLPITMTEVDEPPPVDAPTLSLRNLYEASPIGMAAALASGLITGAFYGMSSVFGKSVGFSDAEVASFIAAAILGGAVFQWPVGHYSDTHDRRIVLMWVCILGAAVTGLGYVLTGISTAALIPLAVVLGGLIFAIYGLCVAHVNDQIDSARLVEFTGGLLLIHGIGAAIGPVVAGVAMDIAGPSSLMLFYSAVMASLALYAIKRFRAAPAAVPNEEKADFVLMGGGSQAVLHMDPRTDTVSPDPVSGDGPSPAEAPTGHGA
- a CDS encoding undecaprenyl-diphosphate phosphatase, yielding MDTVLLIKAAVMGVVEGLTEFLPISSTGHLILAGSLLDFTGDRAKVFEIAIQTGAILAVIIVYWQRIRDTIAGLPSERQAQRFALNVAIAFVPAVVLGLLLGKAIKMHLFTPMVVATTFIVGGFIILWAERRNSVDARIQSVDEMTPWDALKLGLVQCLALVPGTSRSGSTIIGGMLLGLSRKAAIDFSFYLAIPTLIGAGFYSLYKDRALLSAADIPVFAVGLLFAFLSAWLCIRWLLRYIANHSFVPFAWYRIAFGCLILLTASMGWVEWSA